From one Acidobacteriota bacterium genomic stretch:
- the rplQ gene encoding 50S ribosomal protein L17, with translation MRHRVGQRKLGRVTEHRIALLRNQAQALIRHERIETTVPKAKELRPFVERLITIAKRGLADGETVRVVTARRLVARDIHDNDIVSKLFETIAPRFAERPGGYTRILKLGHRRGDSAAVAQVELVGSEYDPKAEEAAKESGEAEKSKSKGVGGRLRAAADRLRGGRKDKAETADAAEAAEARQAKAAKSKKAGPTRGKAKTGGSKRGQ, from the coding sequence ATGCGTCATAGAGTTGGACAACGAAAGCTGGGACGGGTCACCGAGCACCGCATCGCGCTGCTGCGGAACCAGGCGCAGGCTCTCATCCGCCACGAGCGGATCGAGACGACGGTGCCCAAGGCCAAGGAGCTGCGCCCGTTCGTCGAGCGCCTGATCACCATCGCGAAGCGCGGTCTCGCCGACGGCGAGACCGTGCGCGTCGTGACGGCGCGCCGGCTCGTCGCGCGCGATATCCACGACAACGACATCGTGTCGAAGCTGTTCGAGACCATCGCGCCCCGCTTCGCGGAGCGGCCGGGCGGTTACACCCGCATCCTGAAGCTCGGACACCGGCGCGGCGACTCGGCGGCCGTCGCGCAGGTGGAGCTTGTCGGCAGCGAGTACGATCCGAAGGCCGAAGAGGCCGCGAAGGAAAGCGGCGAGGCCGAGAAGTCCAAGTCGAAGGGGGTCGGCGGCCGGCTCAGGGCCGCGGCCGATCGGCTGCGCGGCGGCCGGAAGGACAAGGCGGAAACCGCCGACGCGGCGGAAGCCGCCGAGGCGCGCCAGGCCAAGGCCGCCAAATCCAAGAAGGCCGGGCCGACCCGCGGAAAGGCCAAGACGGGCGGGTCCAAGCGCGGACAGTAG